One region of Polynucleobacter sp. MWH-Aus1W21 genomic DNA includes:
- a CDS encoding glycosyl hydrolase family 8: MTWHPHLRIFVLSLALVLAGLNNAFGSEDWEQFKTAFITNGRVIDKGQNGISHTEGQGMALLLAVQNDDQNTFSQVWDWTQRNLQVRPDKLFAWSWSPSAGVNDMNNASDGDLFIAWALSKAYRQWNEPRYLFAALQVSQSIREKLLRKTSKGTVLLPGEIGFEKPEGLKINLSYWVYPAITELSKLDPAPEWEDLLITGLHLTQEARFGKWQLPPDWLMLEGDKLTAVDEDQFGYDAVRIPLYLIWGGQASSSSIKPFQNFWGSFAGKPLLPAWVNVNTGEMATYNASAGFYSVAAITLAYPDLNSTQLPSFNPSQGYYSSMLSLFTKMALEDLKK; encoded by the coding sequence ATGACTTGGCACCCCCATCTTCGAATTTTTGTTTTGAGCCTTGCCCTTGTTTTGGCTGGTCTGAACAATGCATTTGGAAGCGAGGATTGGGAGCAATTTAAAACCGCATTCATTACAAATGGTCGAGTGATTGATAAAGGCCAAAATGGCATCAGCCATACCGAGGGCCAGGGAATGGCTTTGCTACTAGCCGTTCAAAATGACGACCAAAATACATTTTCCCAAGTTTGGGATTGGACGCAGCGTAATTTACAAGTACGCCCAGATAAGCTCTTTGCCTGGAGTTGGTCCCCCAGTGCTGGAGTCAATGACATGAACAACGCCAGTGATGGGGATTTATTTATTGCCTGGGCTTTATCTAAGGCATATCGACAATGGAATGAACCTCGATACTTATTTGCTGCTTTGCAAGTCAGTCAGTCAATACGTGAAAAGCTACTTCGCAAAACCAGCAAAGGCACCGTTCTACTTCCAGGGGAGATAGGGTTTGAAAAACCTGAAGGGTTAAAAATTAACCTCTCTTACTGGGTATATCCAGCAATTACTGAGTTATCCAAATTAGATCCTGCCCCAGAATGGGAAGATCTACTCATAACCGGTCTACACCTGACTCAAGAAGCTCGGTTTGGCAAATGGCAATTACCGCCAGACTGGCTGATGCTTGAGGGCGATAAACTGACAGCAGTCGATGAAGATCAATTTGGATACGACGCAGTCAGAATCCCTCTGTATTTGATTTGGGGCGGACAAGCCTCTTCATCCTCAATAAAGCCCTTTCAGAACTTCTGGGGGTCTTTTGCAGGCAAACCGCTTCTACCAGCTTGGGTAAACGTCAATACTGGCGAAATGGCAACGTACAATGCTTCTGCGGGGTTTTATAGTGTTGCAGCCATAACGCTTGCTTATCCCGATTTAAATTCGACTCAATTGCCCAGCTTTAATCCATCCCAAGGTTACTACTCTTCTATGCTGTCCCTATTTACAAAAATGGCTCTAGAGGATCTCAAAAAGTAA
- a CDS encoding tetratricopeptide repeat protein, whose translation MNNRTYTSILLLVMGLVFCSALRAQPLTIAPQFDPYLPGELNERALYSLKEGDIPTAVILLERAYLLNPHSPDIKVNLELVRKIDQDKSPIQVGGEVVYLDALGNAVSPEKTVDVPALWPDSPNKSKP comes from the coding sequence ATGAATAATCGTACCTATACCTCCATCTTGCTGCTTGTGATGGGTTTGGTTTTTTGCTCTGCATTGAGAGCTCAGCCTTTAACGATTGCTCCTCAGTTTGATCCCTACCTTCCGGGGGAGTTGAATGAGCGAGCGCTTTACTCATTGAAAGAGGGTGATATTCCTACTGCAGTCATTCTTCTAGAGCGTGCATATCTCTTAAATCCACACAGCCCTGATATCAAAGTCAACTTGGAGTTAGTTCGCAAGATAGATCAAGATAAATCTCCTATTCAGGTAGGAGGCGAAGTTGTTTACTTGGATGCACTTGGTAATGCAGTAAGTCCTGAAAAGACGGTAGATGTTCCAGCGCTGTGGCCGGACTCACCCAACAAATCAAAACCTTAG
- a CDS encoding diguanylate cyclase domain-containing protein, protein MTISFEPRSVIRRNSIFIISGAVLLAIIFAINAIVSGYLLRRNTVDDRAEQIATLSLILAEHTSQIIFSANTVLQSIEDVIAVEKIENEKSYREFAASKKSFELLKEKTKSNSILDVATFVGSDGKVLNFSRSYPAPAIDLSDRDYFEYFKTHNDSDTFYSVPVRNKGNGKWVFYLAKRVNGKNNEFLGVILTGVSVEVFSSLYERIGVNIGDGVGITLYRTDKTLLTRWPLVESLIGKINTNPFIDQSLAAAGVGNGVVFSSETGFSRQNAEPVMRMISYRKVNQYPFIVGVVVPESLYLSKWYKNAFGVLIASVLSVIIILIGAYTFLISYRRSAENEYRAHHDSLTQLPNRTLFSDRLSTALAVCKRRQSELALLFIDLDNLKTINDVNGHTAGDAVLLEVSKRMQLCLRESDTVARIGGDEFIVLLPDVGTEEAAMNVAEKIRSALVEPIDADGYSLTTSASIGVAIFPFHGLNATDLMNNADTAMYAAKSKGRNAIVMYGEHTVKIALKDLI, encoded by the coding sequence ATGACTATTAGCTTTGAGCCAAGATCGGTGATACGCCGCAATTCTATATTTATCATTAGCGGCGCAGTTCTGCTGGCTATTATCTTTGCCATTAATGCGATTGTTTCTGGCTATTTATTACGCCGCAATACAGTGGACGATAGAGCCGAGCAAATCGCAACACTATCTTTAATCTTGGCTGAACATACCTCTCAGATCATATTCTCTGCAAATACTGTTTTGCAAAGTATTGAGGATGTTATTGCTGTAGAGAAAATTGAAAATGAAAAGAGTTATCGAGAGTTTGCTGCTAGTAAAAAAAGTTTCGAGTTGCTGAAAGAGAAAACAAAATCTAACTCCATATTAGATGTCGCCACATTTGTCGGTAGCGACGGCAAGGTCCTCAACTTCTCTCGATCCTATCCAGCTCCAGCAATTGATCTCTCGGACCGTGATTACTTTGAATATTTCAAGACGCATAATGATTCAGATACTTTTTATAGTGTACCTGTCCGAAATAAAGGTAATGGGAAGTGGGTTTTCTATTTAGCAAAACGGGTTAATGGAAAAAATAATGAGTTTCTTGGGGTGATATTGACGGGAGTCTCTGTCGAGGTGTTTTCTTCGCTTTATGAAAGAATTGGTGTCAATATTGGTGATGGGGTTGGAATTACGCTTTATCGAACCGATAAGACCTTGCTTACTCGTTGGCCTTTAGTTGAGAGCCTCATCGGTAAGATAAATACCAATCCGTTTATTGATCAATCCCTAGCGGCTGCAGGGGTGGGTAATGGCGTTGTATTCTCATCTGAAACTGGCTTTAGTAGGCAGAATGCGGAACCGGTAATGAGAATGATTTCTTACCGAAAAGTAAATCAATATCCTTTTATTGTTGGTGTAGTTGTTCCGGAGTCTTTGTATTTATCCAAATGGTATAAGAATGCCTTCGGCGTTTTAATAGCCAGCGTGTTGAGCGTCATTATTATTTTGATCGGTGCATATACCTTTCTCATATCCTATAGAAGGAGCGCTGAGAACGAGTATCGCGCACACCATGATTCATTAACTCAGTTACCGAATAGAACGTTATTTTCTGATCGCCTATCTACAGCGCTTGCGGTATGTAAGCGCAGGCAATCTGAGCTTGCATTACTGTTCATCGACTTGGATAACCTAAAAACAATTAATGACGTCAATGGCCATACTGCCGGCGATGCGGTTTTGCTTGAAGTTTCTAAGCGCATGCAGCTTTGTCTGCGTGAGTCAGATACCGTGGCGCGTATCGGTGGTGATGAGTTTATAGTCTTATTGCCTGATGTTGGGACCGAAGAGGCGGCCATGAATGTTGCTGAGAAAATTCGTTCTGCTCTGGTTGAACCAATAGATGCCGATGGCTATAGTTTGACAACTAGCGCGAGTATTGGAGTAGCAATATTCCCATTCCATGGTCTTAACGCTACGGATTTAATGAACAATGCAGATACTGCAATGTATGCCGCTAAATCCAAAGGTCGCAATGCTATTGTGATGTACGGTGAGCATACGGTGAAGATCGCATTAAAAGACCTCATCTAA
- a CDS encoding ATP-dependent RecD-like DNA helicase, translating into MSTPIPQSSDIEITPDYEAVIEAIERHDPYIFVSGKAGTGKTTLIGYLRETIPGNVVVVAPTGVAALQVKGVTIHSFFRLPPRLIFPEEDIKPLRDKRLYKDIRLLIIDEISMVRADVVDAMDLFLRENGPQKGKPFGGIQVMFVGDLFQLPPVVSSADMQVLSDRGYEGPYFFCAMALHRKDVTMVELSKIFRQKDEHFAGLLNRIRINQDIDEAIDTLNAQCFQKDAEVDEQTITLTTTNARADQINGAGLRAITTEGKVYAGKSTGKFNIDERNLPSPNNLVLKVGAKVMFTATDPGFPKRWVNGTIGVVREMLPDKVKVMVQNGPYSNTVEVTGHQWESYRYDHDMMSGKISPSVIGTYVQIPLMLAWAVTIHKSQGKTLDKVKVDLSSGAFASGQVYVALSRCKTIEGISLQRPIEPRDVSCDQEIKHFYMNCLPSK; encoded by the coding sequence ATGTCTACCCCAATCCCGCAGTCATCCGATATAGAAATCACACCTGATTACGAGGCGGTGATTGAAGCCATAGAGCGGCACGATCCCTATATCTTTGTTAGTGGTAAAGCTGGTACAGGCAAGACAACTTTAATCGGCTATTTGCGAGAAACCATTCCAGGTAATGTGGTGGTTGTTGCCCCTACTGGGGTAGCTGCGTTGCAAGTCAAAGGGGTAACGATTCACTCCTTTTTTAGATTGCCACCGCGATTGATCTTTCCTGAAGAGGATATCAAGCCACTCCGTGACAAGCGTCTGTATAAAGACATTCGCCTGCTGATCATTGATGAGATCTCGATGGTTCGTGCTGATGTGGTCGATGCTATGGATTTGTTTTTACGCGAGAACGGCCCCCAAAAAGGCAAACCCTTCGGCGGCATTCAGGTGATGTTTGTGGGTGACTTGTTTCAGTTGCCCCCTGTAGTTTCGAGTGCTGATATGCAAGTCTTATCAGATAGGGGGTACGAAGGGCCTTATTTCTTTTGCGCTATGGCATTGCATCGCAAAGACGTCACGATGGTTGAACTCTCTAAAATATTCCGCCAAAAAGATGAGCACTTTGCCGGTTTACTTAATCGCATTCGAATAAATCAAGATATTGATGAAGCAATTGATACCCTGAATGCTCAGTGCTTTCAAAAAGATGCTGAAGTAGATGAGCAAACCATTACGTTGACCACCACCAATGCGCGTGCTGATCAAATCAATGGAGCGGGGCTGCGAGCGATCACCACTGAAGGCAAGGTGTATGCCGGTAAGTCGACGGGGAAATTCAATATAGATGAACGTAATCTGCCGTCACCAAATAATTTAGTACTCAAGGTTGGCGCTAAGGTGATGTTTACAGCAACAGATCCAGGATTTCCGAAGCGTTGGGTGAATGGCACAATTGGTGTTGTGCGGGAGATGCTACCCGACAAGGTAAAGGTCATGGTACAAAACGGCCCATATTCCAATACCGTTGAGGTGACTGGGCATCAGTGGGAATCTTATCGCTACGATCACGACATGATGTCCGGAAAGATTTCTCCAAGTGTCATTGGTACTTATGTGCAGATTCCGTTAATGCTTGCTTGGGCGGTGACTATTCATAAGAGTCAGGGTAAGACGCTAGATAAGGTGAAGGTTGATCTCTCATCGGGTGCCTTTGCCTCAGGGCAGGTTTATGTGGCTTTAAGTCGTTGCAAAACCATCGAAGGCATTTCTCTGCAAAGACCAATTGAGCCGAGGGATGTGAGCTGCGATCAAGAGATCAAGCATTTCTACATGAACTGTTTGCCCTCTAAATAG
- a CDS encoding gamma-glutamyltransferase family protein → MLISPPFGGGRAPVLARNTVASSQPLATQAGIEALQNGGNAVDAALATAITLTVVEPTMNGLGGDGFAILWDGKKIHGLNASGRAPAAWKPEYFAGKSAMDLIGWNTVTVPGMVAGWIDLSRKFGKIPFAQLFTRAIDYAENGFPVSPVIARQWREAIPILKNQPGFAESFLIDGKAPQAGQIWKYPAQAKTLREIAASEGESFYKGPLAQSMVDFAQATGGCFTMQDFADNQSEWVEPLAFDYGDYTLLEIPPNGSGIAAQIALGILQAANVKQYPANSAQRIHLQIEAMRMAFADVYAYVSDARSMQMPVSSLLDRDYLASRAAMINHNQAGSYGPGDPHSGGTVYLCAADASGMMISYIQSNFKGFGSGVVAPGGIAFHNRGMSFRLEDGHPNQVGPGKRPFHTILPAFLTKDGKPTMAFGVMGGNMQPQGHIQFVMRFVDEYLNPQACSDAPRWRIDDLGKLTVEASMPASVVDGLKALGHEVAVQPANSLDFGSAQAIAKLNEDADSAFIAGSDHRRDGLAAGF, encoded by the coding sequence ATGTTGATATCCCCACCCTTTGGCGGCGGTCGCGCACCTGTTCTAGCCAGAAACACCGTTGCAAGCTCTCAACCCCTTGCTACACAAGCTGGCATTGAAGCATTGCAGAATGGAGGGAATGCAGTTGATGCTGCGTTAGCAACAGCGATCACCCTTACCGTTGTTGAACCTACGATGAATGGCTTAGGCGGAGATGGTTTCGCAATTCTTTGGGACGGCAAGAAAATACACGGCTTAAATGCCTCCGGTCGCGCGCCAGCAGCCTGGAAGCCAGAATATTTTGCTGGTAAATCGGCGATGGATCTCATTGGCTGGAATACCGTCACAGTCCCCGGCATGGTTGCTGGCTGGATCGATCTCTCCAGAAAATTTGGCAAGATACCATTCGCCCAATTATTTACACGAGCGATTGACTATGCAGAAAATGGTTTTCCAGTTTCACCGGTCATCGCACGTCAGTGGCGTGAAGCGATTCCGATTCTCAAAAATCAACCAGGGTTTGCAGAGTCCTTCCTAATAGACGGCAAAGCACCTCAAGCAGGGCAAATCTGGAAATACCCAGCTCAAGCCAAAACACTGAGAGAAATTGCCGCCTCAGAAGGTGAATCTTTTTATAAAGGTCCTCTTGCACAAAGTATGGTGGATTTTGCACAAGCGACTGGTGGTTGTTTCACCATGCAAGACTTTGCTGATAACCAATCAGAATGGGTTGAGCCGCTAGCCTTTGATTATGGCGACTACACCCTTCTTGAAATTCCACCTAATGGCTCAGGCATTGCCGCACAAATTGCTTTAGGCATCTTGCAGGCAGCCAATGTAAAACAGTACCCAGCTAATTCAGCGCAGCGTATTCACCTCCAGATTGAAGCGATGAGAATGGCCTTTGCCGATGTCTATGCTTATGTCTCTGATGCGCGCTCCATGCAAATGCCAGTGAGTTCTCTTTTGGATCGAGATTACTTAGCGAGTCGCGCTGCAATGATTAATCACAATCAGGCTGGCAGTTATGGGCCTGGTGATCCGCACTCAGGAGGCACGGTATATCTTTGCGCTGCCGATGCATCTGGCATGATGATTTCTTATATTCAATCGAACTTCAAAGGATTTGGGTCTGGAGTAGTTGCACCGGGCGGCATTGCTTTTCATAATCGCGGCATGAGTTTTAGACTCGAAGATGGTCACCCTAATCAAGTTGGTCCGGGCAAGCGTCCATTCCATACAATTCTTCCTGCCTTCTTAACAAAGGATGGAAAGCCCACCATGGCATTTGGTGTGATGGGCGGCAACATGCAACCGCAAGGACATATTCAGTTCGTCATGCGCTTTGTCGATGAATACCTCAACCCCCAAGCTTGTTCCGATGCACCCCGCTGGAGAATTGATGATTTAGGTAAGCTTACCGTTGAGGCGTCGATGCCAGCGAGTGTTGTAGATGGCTTAAAAGCCCTGGGTCATGAAGTGGCAGTGCAGCCTGCCAACAGCTTAGATTTTGGGAGTGCTCAAGCAATCGCAAAACTTAATGAAGATGCTGATTCAGCATTTATCGCTGGTAGCGATCACCGCAGAGATGGATTGGCGGCTGGGTTTTAG
- a CDS encoding type II toxin-antitoxin system PemK/MazF family toxin, translating into MVTCGDIWLINLDPTKGSEIKKTRPCIIVSPQEIHDFLRTVIIAPMTTKGRPAPFRLPITHDGKKGLVMLDQIRTIDKGRLVKRLGSVNSKILGASLSILQGAFTL; encoded by the coding sequence ATCGTTACATGCGGAGATATTTGGCTCATTAATTTGGATCCAACGAAAGGAAGCGAGATTAAAAAGACTCGACCTTGCATTATTGTGTCTCCTCAAGAGATACATGATTTCTTGCGAACAGTCATCATTGCGCCAATGACCACAAAAGGTCGCCCAGCACCTTTTCGTTTGCCCATCACTCATGACGGCAAAAAAGGACTGGTAATGCTTGATCAGATACGTACGATTGATAAAGGTCGCCTAGTAAAGCGATTAGGCTCAGTAAACAGTAAAATATTAGGCGCTAGTTTGAGTATTCTTCAAGGGGCATTCACTCTATAG
- a CDS encoding SUMF1/EgtB/PvdO family nonheme iron enzyme, producing the protein MKKFDILPIVFGVLLSIVALYFMLRSTPAQSAASSTIPVVRIGNLAWDQTEMTVADVKPYASSTGFVSAAEKKGGGLSYEGGFVQKAGWTWKAPYGVPAKDAEPAVHLNQKEAEAICHYYGKRLPTDAEWTNAAFLEQRSNPPAGYIKGQRYPFPGGSNPSPSHCLNGCGDYKGLAPAGALNRGTGHVATNTTKPGVNGMYDMGGNVWEWTATERNGGYITRGASWWYGPERQQESDIESKPGDISVVYIGFRCVADAVKQ; encoded by the coding sequence ATGAAAAAATTCGATATTCTGCCAATTGTTTTTGGAGTGTTACTTAGCATTGTGGCTTTGTATTTCATGCTCAGATCGACCCCGGCCCAGAGTGCAGCGTCCTCGACAATTCCAGTTGTGCGGATCGGCAACCTCGCTTGGGATCAAACCGAGATGACTGTTGCTGATGTCAAACCATATGCTTCCTCGACTGGCTTTGTGAGTGCTGCGGAGAAGAAGGGCGGCGGTCTATCGTATGAAGGTGGCTTTGTGCAAAAGGCGGGATGGACTTGGAAGGCGCCTTATGGAGTGCCTGCAAAAGATGCTGAGCCAGCAGTTCACCTCAATCAAAAGGAGGCGGAGGCCATTTGTCATTATTACGGCAAACGTTTGCCAACAGATGCAGAATGGACCAATGCTGCTTTCTTGGAGCAAAGAAGTAATCCTCCTGCTGGGTATATCAAAGGCCAGCGCTATCCATTCCCGGGTGGTAGCAATCCTTCTCCATCGCATTGTCTCAATGGCTGTGGCGATTACAAGGGCCTAGCCCCGGCAGGCGCCCTTAATCGTGGCACGGGACATGTTGCAACCAACACCACTAAGCCTGGGGTCAACGGCATGTATGACATGGGTGGCAATGTTTGGGAGTGGACTGCCACTGAGCGTAATGGTGGCTACATTACTCGTGGCGCTTCCTGGTGGTATGGCCCCGAAAGACAGCAGGAGTCTGATATTGAATCTAAGCCGGGTGATATTTCAGTGGTTTATATCGGATTTCGGTGCGTAGCTGATGCCGTGAAACAATAG
- a CDS encoding AbrB/MazE/SpoVT family DNA-binding domain-containing protein: MKKQLHLQIRQIGNSRGVVIPKAILEQVGFEDEADLIIEGNRLVLSKPKKNPREGWAEASKAIAEAKEDHLVLGEFMNEGDEDWIW; the protein is encoded by the coding sequence ATGAAAAAACAGTTGCACCTCCAAATTCGCCAAATCGGTAACTCTCGTGGAGTGGTTATTCCAAAGGCTATCCTTGAGCAAGTTGGCTTTGAGGATGAAGCGGATTTGATTATTGAGGGCAACAGACTGGTGTTAAGTAAGCCCAAAAAAAATCCCCGTGAAGGCTGGGCTGAGGCTTCAAAAGCAATCGCTGAGGCTAAAGAAGATCACTTAGTATTGGGTGAATTCATGAACGAGGGTGATGAGGATTGGATTTGGTAA
- the bcsG gene encoding cellulose biosynthesis protein BcsG: MGIWSFYYLIKIILFYTGYIHFHFFVNAAFALFLIFSHANPILLRIRKWVALPIGIVILYFDSPLPPLRNIIPKISQLLDFSFQYYVELLTRIFDWRVIALLLGLYIIYLLLSKKLRMTTIASLAILSTLLPLGANMTPLAYDADGQVIGLPSDTELTESLDGFFIEEASRTAFNRSQKASGAPFDVLVINVCSLAWDDLKYIKEDNNPLFQRFHYLFTNFNSASSYSGPSIIRLLRASRGQQDQRDLYKPAVEDSLLFNNLNKTGFQVQLALNHDGKYGDLLKEIRNEGGMAAPLFDNTQAAPYLRGFDGSQIYDDYSVLSNWWDARMKSSNERVALFYNTISLHDGNRALDGSRLENSVETYSRRARKLLSDIDRFYAKVNSSGRQVVIVFIPEHGAAIRRNKNEIVGMREIPSPNVTNIPVGIMFTSKVDSPVKTNIIEQPTSYLAASDLISRFVGKTPFGANSPSTEIYLKNLPSTRFVAENEDSVIMKFGSSYYFRSNDINWNLFETNN, encoded by the coding sequence ATGGGAATTTGGAGTTTTTATTACCTCATCAAGATCATCCTGTTCTATACAGGCTATATTCATTTCCATTTTTTTGTTAATGCCGCTTTTGCGCTATTTCTGATTTTTTCCCACGCTAATCCTATATTGCTGCGAATTCGCAAATGGGTAGCTTTACCAATTGGTATCGTCATTCTGTATTTTGATAGTCCGCTGCCGCCCCTTCGCAATATCATCCCCAAGATTAGCCAGCTCCTGGACTTTAGCTTTCAATACTACGTAGAGCTCTTAACCCGAATTTTTGACTGGCGAGTCATTGCGCTCTTATTAGGTCTCTATATCATTTACCTCCTTCTTTCCAAGAAGTTAAGAATGACAACCATCGCCTCTTTGGCGATCTTGAGCACATTGCTCCCATTGGGGGCAAATATGACTCCCCTAGCCTACGATGCAGACGGACAAGTGATTGGACTGCCTAGCGATACCGAACTGACAGAATCGCTTGATGGATTCTTCATTGAAGAGGCTTCCCGCACCGCCTTTAATCGCTCTCAAAAAGCGAGCGGAGCACCATTTGACGTCCTGGTAATCAATGTCTGCTCACTCGCTTGGGACGATCTGAAATACATTAAAGAGGACAACAATCCGCTATTCCAACGCTTTCATTATTTATTCACCAACTTTAATTCCGCCTCCTCGTATAGCGGTCCTTCGATTATTCGTTTATTGCGCGCCAGCCGCGGACAACAAGACCAACGAGATTTATATAAGCCTGCAGTTGAAGATTCTCTGCTGTTTAACAACCTCAATAAAACAGGCTTCCAAGTGCAGCTTGCTCTTAATCATGATGGCAAGTATGGCGACCTCTTGAAAGAAATCCGCAATGAGGGTGGCATGGCCGCTCCATTATTCGATAACACGCAAGCCGCCCCCTACTTAAGAGGCTTTGATGGCTCGCAAATTTATGATGACTACTCGGTGCTATCTAATTGGTGGGATGCACGCATGAAGTCCTCCAATGAGAGAGTTGCGCTCTTTTACAACACCATCTCACTTCATGATGGCAATCGCGCACTGGATGGCAGTCGACTAGAAAATAGCGTCGAAACGTACTCTCGCAGAGCCCGTAAATTACTATCTGATATAGATCGTTTCTATGCCAAGGTAAATAGCTCTGGTCGACAAGTAGTGATTGTTTTTATACCCGAACATGGCGCAGCGATACGTAGAAACAAAAATGAAATTGTTGGTATGCGCGAAATTCCAAGTCCGAACGTGACCAATATTCCCGTGGGAATCATGTTTACTAGCAAAGTAGACAGCCCCGTAAAAACAAATATCATCGAACAACCAACGAGCTATCTTGCCGCCTCCGATTTAATCTCGAGGTTTGTAGGTAAGACACCTTTTGGCGCTAATAGCCCGAGCACAGAAATCTATCTAAAGAATCTTCCGAGCACGCGTTTTGTTGCTGAGAATGAAGACTCCGTAATCATGAAATTTGGCTCCTCATACTACTTCCGCTCTAACGATATTAACTGGAATCTGTTCGAAACCAATAACTAA
- a CDS encoding HD-GYP domain-containing protein gives MQLANQTFYLAIFIVLFGLMARFLSNKDDDRAQFRVIYWPAGLSFLAASMLGYATAPWGGIFVLALANIFLIAGIANISLLFSCWNDSLARSNKVAASALFGVASLVYIYLQFFGETQDRVHLMNMVLAVFCIWQIAALTQLLKKDNAYQIKILLGVEFIQLGALVVHSLLALHELSHPGTLYQESGWAFAMRIVSILAITSVCILINNYYLEKLWHEYRRSSRAIEDGMLNSLNALSMVRDNETGNHILRTKNYVRALAERLRVNGAYTDELSKRDIENIVKAAPLHDIGKVGIPDTILKKPGSLTEEEWLIMKTHAALGQDVLTAAKLKDAKHTNVLDAAIKIAGCHHENWDGSGYPNGLKGEEIPLPARLMSLADTYDALISERVYKKQWSHDEACAEIVNLKGKRFDPLIVEAFMQEKDNFLQIAQMYKDKP, from the coding sequence ATGCAGTTAGCAAATCAAACCTTTTACCTAGCGATATTCATTGTCCTGTTTGGGCTGATGGCCCGTTTCTTGTCAAATAAGGATGATGATCGTGCGCAGTTTAGGGTTATTTACTGGCCAGCAGGCTTGAGCTTTTTGGCTGCCTCCATGCTTGGCTATGCCACTGCTCCATGGGGTGGAATATTTGTCTTGGCTTTAGCCAATATCTTTTTAATTGCAGGCATCGCTAATATTTCTTTATTGTTTAGCTGCTGGAATGATTCTCTTGCTCGGTCAAATAAGGTCGCTGCTAGCGCATTATTTGGTGTCGCTTCCTTAGTCTATATTTATTTACAGTTTTTTGGGGAAACACAAGACCGCGTTCATTTAATGAATATGGTTCTTGCCGTCTTTTGTATTTGGCAGATCGCAGCATTGACCCAGTTGTTAAAGAAGGATAACGCCTATCAAATTAAAATATTGTTAGGCGTTGAGTTCATACAGCTCGGCGCCCTAGTTGTACACTCTCTCTTGGCGCTCCATGAATTGAGTCATCCGGGAACGCTTTATCAAGAGAGTGGCTGGGCGTTCGCAATGCGTATTGTCTCGATACTAGCAATCACTTCGGTTTGTATATTAATTAATAATTATTATCTCGAGAAGCTGTGGCATGAGTATCGCCGTAGCTCGCGTGCAATTGAAGATGGAATGCTTAATAGTCTCAATGCGCTTTCAATGGTGCGGGATAACGAAACTGGTAATCACATCCTGCGTACCAAAAACTATGTTCGTGCTTTAGCTGAAAGACTGAGAGTTAACGGTGCATATACGGATGAATTATCTAAAAGAGACATAGAAAATATTGTGAAGGCCGCCCCCCTGCATGACATAGGCAAGGTGGGTATTCCAGATACCATTCTGAAAAAACCTGGGTCGTTGACCGAAGAAGAGTGGCTCATTATGAAGACTCATGCCGCTCTTGGGCAGGACGTTTTAACTGCTGCCAAGCTTAAAGACGCTAAACATACGAATGTTTTAGATGCTGCAATCAAGATTGCTGGTTGTCATCATGAGAACTGGGATGGCTCTGGCTATCCTAATGGATTAAAGGGGGAGGAAATTCCTTTGCCGGCGCGTCTAATGTCCTTGGCAGATACCTATGATGCATTGATCAGTGAACGTGTATATAAAAAGCAGTGGTCCCATGATGAGGCTTGCGCTGAAATTGTGAATCTTAAGGGTAAGCGTTTTGACCCACTAATCGTTGAAGCCTTTATGCAAGAAAAGGATAACTTCCTTCAAATTGCGCAAATGTATAAAGACAAGCCATGA